From one Bombus affinis isolate iyBomAffi1 chromosome 9, iyBomAffi1.2, whole genome shotgun sequence genomic stretch:
- the LOC126920565 gene encoding innexin inx7, translated as MATVLATFSVLKDHVKLKISQDTVAIDNMVFKLHYRVTFLILLASTLMVTAKQFIGEHIRCIGGHGMGDDVLKVINTYCFFTSTYTVSKHLNATPVLLGEIPHPGVGPATKEDSVVHHAYYQWVPFVLFFQAIFFYAPHYLWRNVEGGRLKVLVSGLHMASLALRETSLTTENGITVPSIHDRDEKIRQIRHAFLNRIHLNRPWAYYMGLCEVLNFINVLMQIYLTDWFLGGAFLGLGQAVARSGLDGEVDALDIVFPKVTKCVFHKFGPSGTIQNHDALCVMALNIVNEKIYIFLWYWYIILSVITGLGLLWRLLTMVLHARSVTFNKLVFSMACPGRYNPWNVLAVTNECHYGDWVFLYYIAKNLDNYVFKELLQKLAEDLQERHQIQPHLFSEEKPLTS; from the exons ATGGCAACCGTTTTAGCTACGTTTTCAGTCCTCAAGGACCATGTCAAGTTGAAGATTTCACAGGACACAGTGGCCATTGATAACATGG TTTTCAAGCTACACTACAGAGTCACGTTTTTGATACTCTTGGCTAGTACGTTGATGGTGACAGCTAAACAATTTATCGGAGAACATATCAG GTGTATCGGTGGACATGGAATGGGCGATGATGTACTGAAAGTAATCAACACCTACTGCTTTTTTACGTCTACTTACACTGTG TCGAAACACTTGAATGCAACGCCGGTGTTGTTAGGCGAAATTCCGCATCCTGGCGTGGGCCCAGCGACCAAAGAAGACTCCGTGGTGCACCATGCTTACTACCAGTGGGTGCCCTTCGTTCTGTTTTTTCAGGCGATCTTCTTTTACGCGCCTCACTACCTGTGGCGGAATGTTGAAG GAGGTCGGTTAAAAGTGTTGGTATCTGGGCTACACATGGCGTCGTTGGCTTTGCGTGAGACATCTTTGACAACTGAGAACGGTATAACCGTTCCATCGATACATGACCGTGACGAGAAAATACGTCAAATTCGACATGCTTTTCTGAACCGTATCCATTTGAATCGACCGTGGGCATACTACATGGGCCTCTGCGAGGTTCTCAACTTCATCAACGTCCTCATGCAAATTTATTTAACCGATTGGTTCCTCGGCGGTGCTTTCCTCGGTCTTGGCCAAGCTGTAGCGCGCAGTGGCTTGGATGGGGAAGTCGACGCGCTCGACATCGTCTTTCCTAAA GTGACGAAATGTGTTTTCCACAAATTTGGTCCATCGGGTACCATACAAAATCACGATGCGCTATGTGTCATGGCGTTGAACATCGTTAACGAGAAGATCTATATCTTCCTCTGGTATTGGTACATCATTCTGTCGGTGATAACCGGTTTAGGACTGCTTTGGAGGTTACTGACTATGGTCTTGCACGCCAG GAGCGTAACATTCAACAAGTTGGTCTTCTCCATGGCTTGTCCCGGCAGATATAATCCGTGGAACGTGTTAGCAGTTACTAACGAATGCCACTACGGAGACTGGGTGTTTCTTTATTATATAGCGAAGAACCTAGATAACTACGTGTTCAAGGAATTGTTACAGAAACTTGCCGAGGACCTGCAAGAAAGACATCAGATTCAACCTCATCTCTTTAGCGAAGAGAAACCGTTAACTAGCTGA